The following coding sequences lie in one Angustibacter luteus genomic window:
- a CDS encoding geranylgeranyl reductase family protein, producing MSELWDVAVVGAGPAGVAAAVAARRAGASVLLLDRAHFPRDKACGDGIADQVLAQLADLGVDVAEVTAGFPALQRIRLTSPGGAVTEGRMGRPVHVIPRQVFDARLVAQAVRLGAELRRYRVRTVDVDRDGVTLDDGAREGGLRARVLIGADGVGSAVRRAIGAPHPAAGQTAIAIRGYATADPLADPPDPASEATQVIVMTRAHWPAYAWSFPIGDGRANVGYGQLLRGEAVSREQLLEGMHRLLPGLGAVQDLRAAHLPLSPGRAPLPDGRVLLVGDALGLVNPLSGEGIMQAVVSGALAGRAAATAADPGRAYRDALHRRLGRHLRDARLLQRLNRWPAVLDAGARASAKDRVVFDDLIEFGLADGGVPLRTVAGTAAQLLFKQG from the coding sequence ATGAGCGAACTGTGGGACGTCGCCGTCGTCGGGGCCGGACCGGCCGGGGTCGCGGCTGCGGTGGCGGCCCGTCGTGCGGGCGCGAGCGTCCTGCTGCTGGACCGCGCCCACTTCCCGCGGGACAAGGCGTGCGGTGACGGGATCGCCGACCAGGTGCTGGCCCAGCTCGCCGACCTCGGGGTGGACGTCGCCGAGGTGACCGCGGGTTTTCCTGCGCTGCAACGGATCCGGCTGACCTCACCCGGTGGGGCGGTCACCGAGGGACGCATGGGTCGACCGGTGCACGTCATTCCGCGCCAGGTGTTCGACGCGCGGCTGGTCGCGCAGGCCGTCCGGCTCGGCGCCGAGCTGCGTCGGTACCGGGTTCGCACGGTCGACGTCGACCGCGACGGCGTCACCCTGGACGACGGCGCCCGGGAGGGGGGTCTGCGCGCGCGGGTGCTGATCGGCGCGGACGGCGTCGGGTCGGCGGTGCGGCGTGCGATCGGAGCGCCGCACCCGGCCGCGGGCCAGACCGCGATCGCGATCCGCGGCTACGCGACTGCCGATCCACTGGCGGACCCGCCGGACCCGGCGTCCGAGGCCACCCAGGTGATCGTGATGACCCGGGCGCACTGGCCGGCGTACGCGTGGTCGTTCCCGATCGGTGACGGACGCGCGAACGTGGGGTACGGGCAGCTGCTGCGGGGGGAGGCGGTGTCCCGCGAGCAGCTGCTCGAGGGGATGCACCGGCTGCTGCCCGGGCTCGGGGCGGTGCAGGACCTCCGCGCCGCGCACCTGCCGCTGTCGCCGGGCCGCGCACCGCTGCCGGACGGTCGGGTGCTGCTGGTCGGCGACGCGCTCGGTCTGGTGAACCCGCTGTCCGGCGAGGGCATCATGCAGGCGGTCGTCTCGGGTGCGCTGGCTGGCCGGGCGGCGGCCACAGCCGCCGACCCGGGGCGCGCCTACCGCGACGCGCTGCACCGCCGGCTCGGGCGGCACCTGCGCGACGCCCGCCTGCTGCAGCGGCTGAACCGGTGGCCCGCCGTGCTGGACGCCGGAGCGCGGGCCTCGGCCAAGGACCGGGTCGTGTTCGACGACCTGATCGAGTTCGGCCTGGCGGACGGCGGGGTACCGCTGCGCACGGTCGCCGGGACCGCCGCGCAGCTGCTGTTCAAGCAGGGCTGA
- a CDS encoding adenosine deaminase — MPITDDAPTAISDLVQRAPKVLLHDHLDGGLRPATIIEIARETGYDALPATDAGELGAWFRDAADSGSLVRYLETFAHTVAVMQTRESLVRVASECAQDLAADGVVYAEVRFAPEQHLVGGLSLTEVVEAVLEGFRDGEHAAAAAGHRIKVGTLVTAMRHAANSREIARLAVQYRDLGVCGFDIAGAEAGFPPTRHLDAFEYLRRENAHFTIHAGEAFGLPSIWEAIQWCGADRLGHGVRIVDDLRVGSRPYGADPQADAAARVEDVTLGRLAAYVRDMRIPLEMAPSSNVQTGAAPSIAAHPIALLARLRFRVTLNTDNRLMSGTSMSREMQLLVDEVGWGADDLRWVTVNAMKSAFLPFDQRLALINSVIKPGYAELV, encoded by the coding sequence GTGCCCATCACTGACGATGCCCCCACCGCGATCTCCGACCTGGTCCAGCGCGCGCCGAAGGTGCTGCTGCACGACCACCTGGACGGCGGCCTGCGGCCGGCCACGATCATCGAGATCGCCCGCGAGACCGGGTACGACGCGCTGCCGGCCACCGACGCGGGTGAGCTGGGCGCCTGGTTCCGGGACGCCGCGGACTCGGGCTCGCTGGTGCGCTACCTGGAGACGTTCGCCCACACGGTCGCTGTGATGCAGACCCGCGAGTCCCTGGTGCGGGTCGCCAGCGAGTGCGCGCAGGACCTGGCCGCCGACGGTGTCGTGTACGCCGAGGTGCGCTTCGCGCCGGAGCAGCACCTGGTCGGCGGGCTGAGCCTGACCGAGGTGGTCGAGGCAGTGCTGGAGGGGTTCCGGGACGGCGAGCACGCCGCGGCCGCGGCCGGCCACCGGATCAAGGTGGGCACGCTGGTCACGGCCATGCGGCACGCCGCGAACAGCCGTGAGATCGCCCGGCTCGCGGTCCAGTACCGCGACCTGGGGGTGTGCGGCTTCGACATCGCGGGCGCCGAGGCGGGCTTCCCGCCCACCCGGCACCTGGACGCCTTCGAGTACCTGCGCCGCGAGAACGCGCACTTCACCATCCACGCCGGTGAGGCGTTCGGGCTGCCGAGCATCTGGGAGGCCATTCAGTGGTGCGGCGCCGACCGCCTCGGTCACGGCGTCCGGATCGTCGACGACCTGCGGGTCGGGTCCCGGCCCTACGGCGCGGACCCGCAGGCGGATGCTGCGGCCCGGGTCGAGGACGTCACGCTCGGCCGGCTCGCAGCGTACGTGCGCGACATGCGGATCCCGCTCGAGATGGCCCCGTCGTCCAACGTGCAGACCGGCGCCGCGCCGTCCATCGCCGCGCACCCCATCGCGTTGCTGGCCCGGCTGCGCTTCCGGGTGACCTTGAACACCGACAACCGGCTGATGAGCGGGACGTCGATGTCGCGCGAGATGCAGCTACTGGTCGACGAGGTCGGCTGGGGTGCGGACGACCTGCGCTGGGTGACGGTGAACGCGATGAAGAGCGCGTTCCTGCCGTTCGACCAGCGGCTCGCGCTGATCAACTCGGTGATCAAGCCGGGGTACGCCGAGCTGGTGTGA
- a CDS encoding ATP-binding protein: protein MPTHPIRLVVLAGPSGSGKSHLAARLGLPVLRLDDFYRDGDDPELPRAFGIVDWDDPASWDCEAAVRCATELCRTGRVDVPRYDIPTSRAVGHYLVDCAGSPVVIAEGIFAAEAIGPLRDAGLVADALCLTHRPMVTFARRLARDLKERRKPPLTLVRRGWGLMRAEPQIVARQVSLGATPCTPKQAERRIRTLLSPA, encoded by the coding sequence GTGCCGACCCACCCGATCCGACTCGTCGTCCTGGCGGGTCCGTCGGGCAGCGGGAAGTCCCACCTGGCCGCCCGGCTCGGGCTGCCGGTGCTGCGCCTGGACGACTTCTACCGCGACGGCGACGACCCCGAGTTACCGCGCGCGTTCGGCATCGTCGATTGGGACGACCCGGCGTCCTGGGACTGCGAGGCGGCCGTGCGCTGTGCCACCGAGCTGTGCCGGACCGGCCGGGTCGACGTCCCCCGGTACGACATCCCGACGTCCCGGGCAGTCGGTCACTACCTGGTGGACTGCGCGGGTTCGCCCGTGGTCATCGCCGAGGGGATCTTCGCGGCCGAGGCGATCGGGCCGCTGCGGGACGCCGGGCTGGTCGCCGACGCGCTGTGCCTGACCCACCGGCCCATGGTGACCTTCGCCCGGCGGCTCGCCCGAGACCTGAAGGAGCGCCGCAAGCCGCCGCTCACGCTCGTCCGCCGGGGGTGGGGGCTGATGCGCGCCGAGCCCCAGATCGTCGCGCGGCAGGTCTCACTCGGCGCGACGCCGTGCACGCCGAAGCAGGCGGAGCGCCGCATCCGCACCCTGCTCAGCCCTGCTTGA
- the bfr gene encoding bacterioferritin, producing the protein MQPVDSRVVDLLNEALTLELTVTNTYFLHARMLDNWGLTRLGKVFYDLSIDEMRDADELINRILMFDGHPNVQRLGAITVGEDAEEMLRLALDGEKGAVAAFNAAAQECHALGDHGTAAVFEEMVRDEEKHADWFESQLDAIARVGAPQYLAQQISAGEGPG; encoded by the coding sequence GTGCAGCCTGTTGATTCCCGAGTCGTCGACCTGCTCAACGAAGCGCTCACGCTCGAGCTGACCGTCACCAACACGTACTTTCTGCACGCCCGCATGCTCGACAACTGGGGTCTGACCCGGCTCGGCAAGGTCTTCTACGACCTGTCGATCGACGAGATGCGCGATGCGGACGAGCTGATCAACCGCATCCTGATGTTCGACGGGCACCCCAACGTGCAGCGGCTGGGCGCGATCACCGTCGGCGAGGACGCGGAGGAGATGCTGCGCCTCGCCCTGGACGGCGAGAAGGGCGCGGTCGCGGCGTTCAACGCCGCCGCCCAGGAGTGCCACGCCCTCGGTGACCACGGCACCGCGGCCGTCTTCGAGGAGATGGTGCGCGACGAGGAGAAGCACGCCGACTGGTTCGAGAGCCAGCTCGACGCGATCGCCCGGGTCGGCGCACCCCAGTACCTGGCCCAGCAGATCTCGGCGGGCGAGGGCCCCGGTTAG
- a CDS encoding cytidine deaminase — MTHAYAPYSGFPVGVAGLVDDGRVVVGCNVENAAYGVALCAECGMVSQLHVTGGGRLVAVACVDRNGDPLMACGRCRQLLWENGGPDCLVDTSSGIKPMSDVLPDAFGAPDLAR; from the coding sequence ATGACGCACGCCTACGCGCCGTACTCCGGCTTCCCGGTGGGCGTGGCCGGCCTGGTGGACGACGGTCGCGTGGTGGTCGGCTGCAACGTCGAGAACGCGGCCTACGGCGTCGCGCTGTGCGCCGAGTGCGGCATGGTCAGCCAGCTGCACGTCACCGGCGGTGGCCGGCTGGTCGCCGTCGCCTGCGTCGACCGCAACGGCGACCCACTGATGGCGTGTGGTCGGTGCCGCCAGCTGCTCTGGGAGAACGGCGGCCCGGACTGCCTGGTGGACACGTCGTCCGGCATCAAGCCGATGAGTGACGTCCTGCCCGATGCGTTCGGCGCGCCCGACCTCGCCCGCTGA
- a CDS encoding PrsW family intramembrane metalloprotease, with the protein MTDQAVQVTVDSSRPVHRYTFVWVLVLGSFIWIVGAVITAVTADDILVPTLILMGSFLVPITMVVFALTREGEDQLSEDWLMLSFILGGSVGVVFAALVETYLLPTAEGTFIMVGLIEETTKALLVIFVARKVTTRRPRDGMVFGATVGAGFAAFESAGYALSALIQHQQNHPVLNILQTEINRAVLAPFGHITWTALFGGALFAASRPDGRLRVTWNLVWTCLGIVTLHALWDQSYGWAILITQGLNGSGWSLEWPNTEAWIGSPNHHDLVVFQVVYAALLIVNATVGASWVFRRWHHYKALAAAREAAAAVAAAPTADGPDPDASTGPSHRR; encoded by the coding sequence ATGACTGATCAGGCAGTACAGGTGACGGTGGACTCCTCGCGCCCGGTGCACCGCTACACGTTCGTGTGGGTGCTCGTGCTGGGCTCATTCATCTGGATCGTCGGCGCAGTGATCACCGCCGTCACCGCGGACGACATCCTGGTGCCGACGCTGATCCTGATGGGCAGCTTCCTCGTGCCCATCACGATGGTGGTCTTTGCGCTCACCCGTGAGGGCGAGGACCAGCTGTCCGAGGACTGGCTGATGCTCTCGTTCATCCTGGGCGGTTCGGTCGGGGTCGTCTTCGCGGCGCTGGTCGAGACGTACCTGCTGCCGACCGCCGAGGGCACCTTCATCATGGTCGGGCTCATCGAGGAGACGACCAAGGCGCTCCTGGTCATCTTCGTCGCGCGGAAGGTGACCACCCGGCGACCCCGCGACGGCATGGTGTTCGGCGCCACGGTCGGTGCGGGCTTCGCCGCCTTCGAGAGTGCTGGCTACGCGCTCAGCGCGCTGATCCAGCACCAGCAGAACCACCCCGTGCTCAACATCCTGCAGACCGAGATCAACCGGGCGGTCCTGGCGCCGTTCGGCCACATCACCTGGACCGCGCTGTTCGGCGGCGCGCTCTTCGCAGCCAGCCGTCCCGACGGCCGGCTGCGCGTCACGTGGAACCTGGTCTGGACGTGCCTCGGCATCGTCACCCTGCACGCGCTGTGGGACCAGTCGTACGGCTGGGCGATCCTGATCACCCAGGGATTGAACGGCAGCGGCTGGTCGCTGGAGTGGCCGAACACGGAGGCCTGGATCGGCTCGCCCAACCACCATGACCTGGTGGTCTTCCAGGTCGTCTACGCCGCCCTGCTGATCGTCAACGCCACCGTCGGGGCGTCCTGGGTCTTCCGCCGGTGGCACCACTACAAGGCGCTGGCTGCCGCGCGGGAGGCCGCTGCGGCGGTCGCTGCCGCCCCGACCGCCGACGGGCCGGACCCGGATGCTTCGACGGGTCCGTCCCACCGGCGGTAG
- a CDS encoding cupin, giving the protein MPELIEAPTRIPVPGGKVIDEYVGRVTSGESAVSVAHMTAPPGWSEPAQAPDFDEVTLVLRGAVQVEHEGGVTDVRAGQALVTRAGERVRYLVGDEGAEYVAVCLPAFAPELAHRDDED; this is encoded by the coding sequence ATGCCAGAGCTGATCGAGGCCCCGACCCGCATCCCCGTCCCCGGCGGCAAGGTGATCGACGAGTACGTCGGCCGCGTGACCAGCGGCGAGTCCGCGGTCTCGGTCGCGCACATGACGGCGCCGCCGGGCTGGTCCGAGCCCGCCCAGGCACCGGACTTCGACGAGGTCACCCTCGTGCTGCGGGGCGCCGTCCAGGTCGAGCACGAGGGCGGCGTGACCGACGTCCGGGCCGGGCAGGCGCTGGTCACCCGCGCCGGTGAGCGGGTGCGCTACCTCGTCGGCGACGAGGGTGCTGAGTACGTGGCCGTCTGCCTGCCGGCGTTCGCGCCCGAGCTGGCGCACCGCGACGACGAGGACTGA
- a CDS encoding DUF202 domain-containing protein yields the protein MRDPGLQPERTGLAWQRTALATMVIALALLAAAAHQRLHLVVLLLLCCTALAAAVAAVVVPASVRHLHGPGSTSPWLRLWSVVTATLLLALGGALAALVSAGAHH from the coding sequence GTGCGGGACCCCGGGCTGCAGCCCGAGCGCACCGGCCTGGCCTGGCAGCGGACGGCGCTGGCCACGATGGTGATCGCGCTGGCCCTGCTGGCGGCCGCCGCGCACCAGCGCCTGCACCTGGTGGTCCTCCTGCTGCTGTGCTGCACGGCGCTGGCCGCGGCCGTCGCGGCGGTGGTCGTCCCGGCATCCGTGCGTCACCTGCACGGGCCGGGGTCGACGTCCCCGTGGCTGCGGCTGTGGTCGGTCGTGACCGCGACCCTGCTGCTCGCCCTCGGCGGCGCGCTGGCGGCACTAGTCTCGGCGGGTGCCCATCACTGA
- a CDS encoding YidH family protein — protein MSADERRPRWVYGEGTDPDPRFSLANERTALAWVRTALALVAGGVALTSLATLADLPRMLDVLAALACLTGGAVAVRAAVSWARVERSLRRGEHLPAPRTLGVLAVVVVALALLLAGYAIGAAL, from the coding sequence ATGTCGGCCGACGAGCGCCGTCCGCGGTGGGTCTACGGGGAGGGCACGGACCCGGACCCGCGCTTCTCGCTCGCCAACGAACGGACGGCGCTGGCGTGGGTGCGCACGGCGCTGGCCCTGGTCGCCGGCGGGGTGGCGCTGACCTCGCTGGCCACGCTGGCGGACCTGCCGCGGATGCTCGACGTCCTGGCCGCCCTGGCCTGCCTGACCGGAGGTGCGGTGGCGGTGCGGGCCGCGGTGTCCTGGGCCCGGGTCGAGCGCTCCCTGCGGCGTGGTGAGCACCTGCCCGCTCCTCGCACGCTCGGCGTCCTGGCCGTGGTGGTCGTCGCCCTGGCGCTGCTGCTCGCCGGGTACGCCATCGGTGCAGCGTTGTGA
- a CDS encoding LLM class F420-dependent oxidoreductase — MRLGLQIPWFTFPDGPTALGPTLRRVAREAEDAGLSSIFVMDHFFQISMMGPPEQDMLEGYTTLAHLAAVTERVRLGTLVTGVTYRHPGLLVKTVTTLDVLSGGRAWLGIGAAWNEEEHRGLGVPFPSTSERFELLEETLRIAHQMWAGDESAFEGEHYRLERPLNSPQALSTPHPPIMVGGSGERKTLRLVAQYADACNLFSAGRDSILHKLDVLQGHCADVGRDYAEITRTTLGTVNLSVGGSEGQSVQEVVDQLAGLAELGIDEAIVNMPNVAQEGVFEQVAEVVAAVEQLVPAGR, encoded by the coding sequence ATGCGACTCGGACTGCAGATCCCCTGGTTCACCTTTCCCGACGGCCCCACCGCACTCGGCCCCACCTTGCGCCGGGTGGCCCGCGAGGCGGAGGACGCCGGGCTGTCGAGCATCTTCGTGATGGACCACTTCTTCCAGATCTCGATGATGGGCCCGCCCGAGCAGGACATGCTCGAGGGCTACACGACGCTCGCCCACCTCGCCGCGGTCACCGAGCGGGTCCGGCTGGGCACGCTGGTCACCGGCGTGACGTACCGGCACCCGGGGCTGCTGGTGAAGACCGTGACCACGCTGGACGTGCTGTCCGGTGGCCGCGCGTGGTTGGGCATCGGTGCGGCCTGGAACGAGGAGGAGCACCGCGGTCTCGGCGTCCCGTTCCCGTCGACGTCGGAGCGTTTCGAGCTGCTGGAGGAGACGCTGCGGATCGCGCACCAGATGTGGGCCGGTGACGAGTCCGCGTTCGAGGGCGAGCACTACCGGCTCGAGCGCCCACTGAACTCACCGCAGGCGCTGTCGACGCCGCACCCGCCGATCATGGTGGGCGGGTCGGGGGAGAGGAAGACGCTGCGGCTGGTCGCGCAGTACGCCGACGCCTGCAACCTCTTCTCGGCGGGCCGGGACAGCATCCTGCACAAGCTCGACGTGCTGCAGGGCCACTGCGCCGACGTCGGGCGCGACTACGCCGAGATCACCCGGACGACGCTCGGGACCGTGAACCTGTCCGTCGGCGGCTCCGAGGGGCAGAGCGTGCAGGAGGTCGTCGACCAGCTCGCCGGGCTGGCGGAGCTGGGCATCGACGAGGCCATCGTGAACATGCCGAACGTCGCGCAGGAGGGCGTGTTCGAGCAGGTGGCCGAGGTGGTGGCGGCGGTCGAGCAGCTGGTGCCCGCCGGGCGCTAG
- a CDS encoding (2Fe-2S)-binding protein, with the protein MIVCHCKVVSDREVVAAIQDGARTVRQICGASGAGKDCGGCVFSLKRLLCEHGAVLSAVSPVPEAEGAAC; encoded by the coding sequence ATGATCGTCTGCCACTGCAAGGTCGTGAGCGACCGCGAGGTCGTCGCCGCCATCCAGGACGGCGCCCGCACGGTGCGTCAGATCTGCGGCGCCAGCGGGGCCGGCAAGGACTGCGGCGGCTGCGTCTTCTCCCTGAAGCGACTCCTGTGCGAGCATGGGGCGGTCCTCAGTGCCGTCTCACCCGTGCCGGAGGCCGAAGGTGCAGCCTGTTGA
- a CDS encoding thymidine phosphorylase, protein MSEPFDAVDVIRAKRDGHGLDDAQIDWVVDAYTRGAVADEQMSALAMAILLNGMDRREISRWTAAMIASGERMDFSALSRPTADKHSTGGVGDKITLPLAPLVAACGVAVPQLSGRGLGHTGGTLDKLEAIPGWRARMSNAEMLAQLEDVGAVICAAGDGLAPADKKLYALRDVTGTVEAIPLIASSIMSKKIAEGTGALVLDVKVGSGAFMKTVDDARELARTMVDLGTDAGVTTVALLTNMQTPLGLTAGNALEVRESVEVLAGGGPDDVVELTLALAREMLAAAGRDDVDPAEKLRDGSAMDVWRRMIAAQGGDPDAELPRARETHVVTAPAEGVLTQLDALKVGVAAWRLGAGRARKEDVVQAGAGVELHVKPGAPVRGGEPLMTLHTDTPERFERALEALQDSWFIAPDGSRPDLLPLVVERIAAE, encoded by the coding sequence ATGAGCGAACCCTTCGATGCCGTCGACGTGATCCGGGCCAAGCGCGACGGCCACGGCCTGGACGACGCGCAGATCGACTGGGTGGTCGACGCCTACACCCGGGGCGCGGTCGCGGACGAGCAGATGTCCGCGCTGGCCATGGCGATCCTGCTGAACGGCATGGACCGGCGCGAGATCAGCCGCTGGACCGCCGCCATGATCGCCAGCGGCGAGCGGATGGACTTCTCCGCGCTGTCCCGGCCGACCGCCGACAAGCACTCCACCGGCGGCGTCGGCGACAAGATCACCCTGCCGCTGGCCCCGCTGGTGGCCGCCTGCGGCGTGGCGGTGCCGCAGCTGTCCGGGCGCGGGCTCGGGCACACCGGCGGCACCCTCGACAAGCTCGAGGCGATCCCCGGCTGGCGAGCGAGGATGAGCAACGCCGAGATGCTGGCCCAGCTCGAGGACGTCGGCGCGGTCATCTGCGCGGCCGGCGACGGCCTGGCCCCGGCCGACAAGAAGCTCTACGCCCTGCGCGACGTCACCGGCACGGTCGAGGCCATCCCGCTGATCGCGAGCTCCATCATGAGCAAGAAGATCGCCGAGGGCACGGGCGCACTGGTGCTGGACGTCAAGGTCGGCTCGGGCGCGTTCATGAAGACCGTGGACGACGCCCGCGAGCTCGCTCGCACCATGGTCGACCTGGGCACCGACGCCGGCGTCACCACCGTGGCCCTGCTGACGAACATGCAGACCCCGCTCGGGCTGACCGCCGGGAACGCCCTGGAGGTGCGCGAGTCCGTCGAGGTGCTGGCCGGTGGCGGCCCGGACGACGTCGTCGAGCTCACGCTCGCCCTGGCCCGCGAGATGCTGGCCGCGGCGGGCCGCGACGACGTGGACCCGGCCGAGAAGCTCCGCGACGGCTCGGCGATGGACGTGTGGCGCCGGATGATCGCGGCGCAGGGCGGCGACCCGGACGCCGAGCTGCCGCGCGCTCGCGAGACCCATGTGGTGACCGCGCCGGCCGAGGGCGTGCTGACCCAGCTGGACGCGCTGAAGGTCGGCGTCGCCGCGTGGCGGCTGGGGGCAGGACGGGCCCGCAAGGAGGACGTCGTGCAGGCCGGCGCCGGCGTCGAGCTGCACGTCAAGCCCGGGGCGCCGGTGCGCGGCGGCGAGCCGCTGATGACGCTGCACACCGATACCCCCGAGCGGTTCGAGCGGGCGCTGGAAGCGTTGCAGGACAGCTGGTTCATCGCGCCGGACGGTTCGCGACCCGACCTGCTGCCGCTCGTCGTGGAGCGCATCGCCGCCGAGTGA
- a CDS encoding MFS transporter, protein MSENLQAQVGVRAWWGRSFSGFPRPFWVLFAGTIVNRVGQFVQPFLSLYLVGGRGTSVATAGTLVSCFGAGLFVSPVLGGWLADRFGRRPTLIWGLLATAAGLAALGLARELWQIAVCAFLLGVAMDVYRPAISAAVAEIVEPADRPRAFGLIYWAVNLGVSVSGVLGGLLAERGWWLLFLLDAVTCVVFAVLVARGVPESRAPREEHDTSGYGEVLRDRLLLALGLLTLVGACVYIQAYVALPLAMRADGLSPARYGLAYAVNPVVIIAVQPFTFPQLRRLPPVPLYVGSILLLGAGFFLTGFAHSTLAYAGTIAVWSLGEIGVNSVAPTLINAISPDRLRGRYNGVIGLAYGGSAFIGPILGAYALQAGRWVVWGGALVASIACAGLAAALGPSLQRRMGQREGHSG, encoded by the coding sequence GTGTCCGAGAACCTCCAGGCCCAGGTCGGGGTCCGGGCGTGGTGGGGCCGATCCTTCAGCGGCTTCCCGCGCCCGTTCTGGGTGCTGTTCGCCGGCACGATCGTCAACCGGGTCGGCCAGTTCGTGCAGCCGTTCCTGTCGCTGTACCTCGTGGGTGGCCGCGGGACGTCGGTGGCCACGGCGGGCACGCTCGTGTCGTGCTTCGGCGCCGGCCTGTTCGTCTCACCCGTCCTCGGCGGTTGGCTGGCCGACCGGTTCGGACGCCGTCCGACGCTGATCTGGGGGCTGCTGGCCACGGCGGCCGGGCTGGCCGCGCTGGGACTGGCGCGCGAGCTGTGGCAGATCGCGGTGTGCGCGTTCCTGCTCGGCGTCGCGATGGACGTCTACCGCCCGGCCATCTCGGCCGCCGTGGCCGAGATCGTCGAGCCGGCCGACCGCCCCCGGGCGTTCGGGCTCATCTACTGGGCGGTGAACCTGGGGGTCTCCGTCAGTGGTGTCCTGGGCGGTTTGCTGGCCGAGCGCGGCTGGTGGCTGCTCTTCCTGCTGGACGCGGTCACCTGCGTCGTGTTCGCGGTGCTCGTGGCCCGTGGGGTGCCGGAGTCGCGGGCGCCGCGCGAGGAGCACGACACGAGCGGGTACGGCGAGGTCCTGCGCGACCGGCTGCTGCTGGCCCTCGGGCTGCTGACCCTGGTCGGGGCGTGCGTCTACATCCAGGCCTACGTCGCGCTGCCGCTGGCCATGCGGGCGGACGGCCTCTCGCCGGCCAGGTACGGCCTCGCGTACGCCGTGAACCCCGTCGTGATCATCGCGGTGCAGCCGTTCACGTTCCCGCAGCTGCGCCGGCTGCCGCCCGTGCCGCTGTACGTCGGCTCGATCCTCCTGCTGGGCGCCGGCTTCTTCCTCACCGGCTTCGCCCACAGCACCCTGGCGTACGCAGGCACCATCGCGGTCTGGAGCCTCGGCGAGATCGGGGTCAACTCGGTCGCGCCGACGCTCATCAACGCGATCTCCCCCGACCGGCTGCGGGGCCGCTACAACGGCGTCATCGGCCTCGCCTACGGCGGCAGCGCGTTCATCGGCCCGATCCTCGGCGCCTACGCGCTGCAGGCCGGTCGCTGGGTGGTCTGGGGCGGAGCGCTGGTCGCGTCGATCGCCTGTGCCGGGCTGGCCGCCGCGCTGGGGCCGAGCCTGCAGCGCCGGATGGGCCAGCGGGAGGGACATAGCGGATGA